From a single Acinetobacter sp. TGL-Y2 genomic region:
- a CDS encoding tyrosine-type recombinase/integrase has protein sequence MFTESQLKKLKPKNEPYQVSCNDGLSLFIEPSGKKYWKLRFNDANGKRKIKRLGLLSELSLRAAKNEKAKIIAALQNEIEQNSSITFYKVSKEWLDFKKKNSLGDKPLSGVLELAEKFIENELDKSLGKIDFRNIRRTDLVKLIRKIESRGVKEPCRKACSYLNQIYEYAISIGYIELNIASNLNKVLMKTKIKKNYAYLNDVDVIQFYNNIGKSNSYPIVRKALQIKSLTGVRGAELINAKKEHFDLEKRLWNIPAIQVKQFRRKVIEGHKIPDYVVPLSKQAVEIIESAMEWSIGSEYVFNSPKKSNNHLHFNTMNRAIRLMGYSKDSVTSHGLRSSMSTILNGSDLFKSEWIEAQLSHTDKNSIRGTYNHADYLKQRANMMQWWADYLESKTY, from the coding sequence ATGTTTACGGAATCGCAGCTTAAAAAACTAAAACCCAAGAATGAACCATACCAAGTATCGTGTAATGATGGTTTAAGTCTATTTATTGAACCGAGTGGGAAAAAATATTGGAAACTCAGGTTCAATGATGCCAATGGGAAAAGGAAAATAAAAAGACTTGGATTGTTGAGCGAATTAAGTTTACGTGCTGCTAAAAATGAAAAAGCAAAAATCATTGCTGCATTGCAAAATGAGATAGAGCAAAATTCGTCTATCACTTTTTATAAAGTTTCTAAAGAATGGTTGGATTTTAAAAAAAAGAACTCTTTAGGGGATAAACCATTAAGCGGTGTACTGGAATTGGCAGAAAAGTTTATTGAGAATGAGCTGGATAAAAGTTTAGGAAAAATAGATTTTAGAAATATTAGACGAACTGATCTAGTTAAATTGATTCGTAAAATAGAAAGTCGGGGAGTAAAAGAACCCTGTCGAAAAGCATGTAGTTATTTAAATCAAATATATGAATATGCAATTTCCATTGGATATATTGAATTAAATATTGCATCCAACTTAAATAAAGTTCTAATGAAAACAAAGATTAAAAAGAACTATGCTTATTTAAATGATGTCGATGTTATTCAGTTTTATAATAACATTGGTAAATCAAATTCTTACCCAATAGTAAGAAAAGCGCTACAAATAAAATCATTAACTGGTGTCCGTGGTGCTGAATTAATTAATGCTAAAAAAGAGCATTTTGATCTTGAAAAAAGACTGTGGAACATTCCTGCAATTCAAGTTAAGCAATTTAGAAGGAAGGTTATTGAAGGGCATAAAATCCCTGATTATGTAGTACCACTTTCTAAACAAGCAGTTGAAATTATTGAGTCTGCAATGGAATGGTCAATCGGGAGTGAATACGTTTTTAATAGTCCTAAAAAGAGCAATAATCATTTACATTTCAATACAATGAATAGAGCTATAAGGTTGATGGGCTATTCAAAAGATTCTGTCACATCTCATGGGCTACGCTCAAGTATGAGTACGATTTTAAATGGGTCCGACTTATTTAAAAGTGAATGGATTGAGGCGCAACTATCACACACTGATAAAAACTCTATCCGTGGAACATATAATCATGCCGACTATTTGAAACAAAGGGCTAATATGATGCAATGGTGGGCTGATTATCTAGAGTCAAAAACTTATTAA
- a CDS encoding head GIN domain-containing protein: MSGKTFFSQTKHTIIGNVQINNFNGTFKNGGFHSSGIVQIIGSGIQKTVTLNPQPFSRLKVKGCFDINFMLSNSESIQIIADDNLVDLVDLEYAAETLIVGFKENVSFQTQNPLLINIAYPRLDAVELKGSGNINVANLNQDTFEALLKGSGDIDLKGTVGHAILTLSGSGDIDAIALKALRVDAKLKGSGDIEATATDAADVRLSGSGDIKIYGNPASQQSKCSGSGDIKFK, translated from the coding sequence ATGTCAGGAAAAACGTTTTTTAGCCAAACCAAGCATACCATCATTGGTAATGTCCAGATCAACAATTTCAATGGTACATTTAAAAATGGGGGATTCCATTCAAGTGGTATTGTACAAATAATTGGTAGTGGTATTCAGAAAACAGTTACCCTTAATCCCCAGCCATTTAGCCGTCTAAAAGTAAAAGGCTGTTTTGATATCAATTTCATGTTGTCTAATTCTGAGTCTATCCAGATCATTGCTGATGACAACTTAGTTGATCTTGTCGATCTAGAGTATGCTGCAGAAACATTAATTGTCGGCTTTAAAGAGAACGTAAGCTTTCAAACACAGAACCCTTTGCTAATTAATATTGCTTATCCACGTTTGGATGCTGTAGAGCTAAAAGGCTCCGGTAATATCAATGTGGCCAATCTTAATCAAGACACTTTTGAGGCCTTATTAAAAGGCTCTGGTGATATTGATCTAAAGGGGACTGTTGGCCATGCCATTCTAACTTTAAGTGGCTCCGGTGATATTGATGCAATTGCATTAAAGGCCCTTAGAGTTGATGCTAAGCTCAAGGGTTCAGGTGATATTGAAGCTACAGCGACCGATGCTGCAGATGTTCGTCTTTCTGGCTCAGGTGACATCAAGATTTATGGTAATCCTGCATCACAACAATCAAAATGCTCTGGTTCCGGTGATATTAAGTTCAAATAA
- a CDS encoding zinc-finger-containing protein, whose amino-acid sequence MLILQNTAHFKDGLWRCNPCNALAKTHKGTEKPIGTLANQALWNARKTILKGFGSLMDYWLKQGLSKTQAQKKVITDLSNILNISHKLFNIDCFNEELCEITNDAIKGLHEQYTPICPYCESHSVFLPSKKVYRCDPCDA is encoded by the coding sequence TTGCTCATACTGCAAAACACGGCACATTTTAAAGATGGTTTATGGCGATGCAACCCCTGCAATGCACTGGCCAAAACTCACAAAGGGACTGAGAAACCAATTGGCACTCTAGCCAATCAAGCTCTTTGGAATGCCCGTAAAACCATATTAAAAGGCTTCGGGTCATTAATGGATTATTGGTTAAAACAGGGCTTAAGCAAAACACAGGCACAAAAGAAAGTTATTACTGATTTATCAAATATTCTAAACATATCTCACAAGTTATTTAATATTGACTGCTTCAATGAAGAACTATGTGAAATCACTAACGATGCAATCAAAGGTCTGCATGAGCAATACACCCCGATTTGCCCATACTGTGAATCTCACTCTGTATTCTTACCATCCAAAAAAGTCTATCGTTGTGACCCATGTGATGCTTAA